A genome region from Nocardiopsis exhalans includes the following:
- a CDS encoding MgtC/SapB family protein: MLEWWEFALRLGCALALGALVGVERQWRARMAGLRTNALVAVGSALFVLLAVNTVDEISPTRIAAQVVSGIGFLGAGVILRDGINVRGINTAATIWCAAAVGVLAGSGLYLGALMGAATIVAANVLLRPIARVLENRPADAASEVQTCYRLRVVCRDDQEAHVRALLLQALLGTGFVLRSLDSRHIEDEQHMVTVQADLTATGRQDEVLEQAISRLSLEPGVSAVHWKVVDELSL, translated from the coding sequence GTGTTGGAGTGGTGGGAGTTCGCCCTCAGGCTGGGCTGCGCCCTGGCCCTGGGCGCCCTGGTGGGCGTCGAACGGCAGTGGCGGGCCCGCATGGCCGGGCTGCGCACCAACGCGCTGGTGGCTGTCGGATCAGCCCTGTTCGTACTGCTCGCGGTCAACACGGTCGACGAGATCAGCCCCACCAGGATCGCGGCCCAGGTCGTCTCGGGAATCGGGTTCCTCGGGGCGGGCGTGATCCTGCGCGACGGCATCAACGTGCGCGGCATCAACACCGCGGCCACCATCTGGTGCGCGGCCGCGGTGGGTGTGCTGGCCGGAAGCGGCCTCTACCTGGGGGCGCTGATGGGCGCGGCGACGATCGTGGCCGCCAACGTGCTGCTGCGCCCCATCGCGCGCGTGCTGGAGAACCGGCCCGCCGACGCCGCCAGCGAGGTCCAGACCTGCTACCGCCTGCGGGTGGTCTGCCGGGACGACCAGGAAGCGCACGTACGCGCGCTGCTCTTGCAGGCCCTGTTGGGAACCGGGTTCGTCCTGCGGTCCCTGGACAGCCGCCACATCGAGGACGAGCAGCACATGGTGACCGTCCAGGCCGACCTGACCGCGACCGGCCGCCAGGACGAGGTGCTGGAGCAGGCGATCAGCAGGCTCAGCCTGGAGCCCGGAGTCAGCGCCGTGCACTGGAAGGTCGTGGACGAGCTGTCCCTGTGA
- a CDS encoding ABC transporter transmembrane domain-containing protein, with amino-acid sequence MQEGDRMVSTRPREGKADPRAVRSADALLVRVARASAGRTAAILLCAAAAAAASLALPAVLGLTLDLLLEGRPGAGRALAATVALTAAEVALGATVALLAGTVGARSTAWLRLRAVRRLLAAPPRSVSRFSPGDVATRLSVHATEAGAAPAAAAQVITAVLTPVGALVALFVIDPWIGLAFLLGLPALGLLLRSFARDSSDTVSRYQRVQSLLATRLTDALGGARAIAAAGTADEERARVLRPLSELGTEGRRMWSVHGSAMARSGVLMPLLITAVLAVGGFGLAEGRISVGDLLAVSRYAALAAGLGAVAGPLGALIRGRTAARRVNELVTVPPLAHGRRRLPDGGPGTLELRGVGVALDGVWVLRGVDLRVPGGQTVAVVGRSGSGKSTLGAVAGGLTAPDEGEVRLDGVPVGAVASDVLRREVGYAFERPSLRGATVADAIASGVQTPSAERVRAAAQAAGADDFVRALPRGYATALEEAPLSGGELQRLGLARAFAHAGRLMILDDATSSLDTATERQVDRALAREVRPGTRIVMAHRLSTAARADQVVWLEGGRVRAVRTHAELWRDPDYRAVFDCGDARGERVDR; translated from the coding sequence ATGCAGGAAGGCGACCGGATGGTGTCCACCCGCCCGCGTGAGGGCAAGGCCGACCCCCGCGCCGTACGCTCCGCGGACGCCCTGCTCGTCCGGGTGGCCAGGGCGAGCGCCGGACGCACCGCGGCAATCCTGCTGTGCGCCGCCGCGGCGGCGGCCGCTTCACTGGCCCTGCCCGCCGTGCTCGGCCTCACCCTCGACCTGCTCCTGGAGGGCCGTCCGGGCGCCGGACGCGCGCTGGCGGCGACGGTGGCCCTGACCGCGGCCGAGGTCGCCCTGGGTGCGACCGTCGCCCTGCTGGCGGGAACGGTCGGCGCACGGTCGACCGCCTGGCTGCGGCTGCGGGCGGTGCGACGGCTGCTGGCGGCCCCGCCCAGGAGCGTGAGCCGCTTCTCCCCCGGCGATGTGGCGACCCGGCTCTCGGTGCACGCCACCGAGGCAGGTGCGGCCCCGGCCGCCGCGGCCCAGGTCATCACGGCCGTCCTCACCCCGGTCGGCGCCCTGGTCGCGCTGTTCGTGATCGACCCGTGGATCGGCTTGGCCTTCCTCCTGGGCCTGCCCGCCCTCGGCCTGCTGCTGCGCTCCTTCGCCCGCGACTCCTCCGACACCGTCTCCCGGTACCAGCGGGTGCAGTCCCTGCTCGCGACGCGTCTCACGGACGCCCTGGGCGGTGCCCGCGCCATCGCCGCCGCCGGGACAGCGGACGAGGAACGCGCACGCGTCCTGCGTCCCCTGAGTGAGCTCGGTACCGAGGGGCGGCGCATGTGGTCGGTGCACGGCTCCGCGATGGCGCGCAGCGGAGTACTCATGCCCCTGCTCATCACGGCCGTGCTCGCGGTGGGCGGGTTCGGTCTCGCGGAGGGGAGGATCAGCGTCGGCGACCTGCTGGCGGTGTCCCGCTACGCCGCACTGGCCGCGGGTCTGGGGGCGGTGGCCGGTCCGCTCGGAGCGCTGATCCGCGGCCGCACGGCCGCGCGCCGCGTGAACGAGCTCGTCACCGTCCCCCCGCTGGCCCACGGGCGGCGGAGGCTGCCTGACGGCGGTCCCGGAACCCTGGAACTGCGCGGGGTCGGAGTGGCACTCGACGGCGTGTGGGTGCTGCGCGGGGTCGACCTGCGCGTGCCCGGAGGCCAGACGGTGGCCGTCGTGGGGCGTTCCGGCTCCGGCAAGTCGACGCTGGGCGCCGTCGCGGGAGGGCTCACCGCCCCCGACGAGGGCGAGGTCCGCCTGGACGGCGTACCCGTGGGCGCGGTGGCGTCCGACGTACTCCGCCGGGAGGTCGGATACGCGTTCGAACGGCCCTCCCTGCGGGGCGCCACCGTCGCGGACGCGATCGCCTCGGGGGTCCAGACCCCCTCGGCCGAGCGCGTACGGGCGGCCGCCCAAGCGGCCGGAGCCGACGACTTCGTCCGGGCGCTCCCCCGGGGGTACGCCACCGCGTTGGAGGAGGCGCCGCTCTCGGGCGGGGAACTGCAACGGCTGGGACTGGCCCGGGCGTTCGCCCACGCCGGGCGGCTGATGATCCTGGACGACGCCACCTCAAGTCTGGACACGGCGACCGAACGGCAGGTGGACCGGGCCCTGGCGCGTGAGGTCCGCCCGGGTACCCGAATCGTCATGGCGCACCGGCTCTCCACCGCGGCGCGCGCGGACCAGGTGGTGTGGCTGGAGGGCGGCCGTGTCCGGGCCGTGCGCACCCACGCCGAACTGTGGCGCGACCCCGACTACCGCGCGGTCTTCGACTGCGGCGACGCCCGCGGTGAGCGGGTGGACCGGTGA
- a CDS encoding iron chelate uptake ABC transporter family permease subunit has translation MRGTVTATRGPGERHTPASAAAAPGTGDRTLRRRPLWLALCLVLLALSCAASLLVGSARLPAATVWAALVSPDQGIDHLTVLSLRVPRTVLGLLTGAALGVAGALAQALTRNPLADPGILGVNSGAAFAITVGVAAFGVTRLDQYLWWGLTGALGATVLVYAVAARGPGGATPLRLTLVGVALGAVFAGAASALSLLDPQAFDRMRYWGAGTLADRPDGTVETIVPFVVAGLVLALALVRPLNALALGDELAHAVGARVALTRVLGVAAITLLCGSATAAVGPIGFVGLMVPHAVRLATGPDQRWILPFTLVLAPVLVLVSDVLGRLVVWPAELQVGVITALFGAPVLILLVRRAKTGAL, from the coding sequence GTGCGCGGGACCGTGACGGCCACCCGGGGGCCGGGCGAGCGGCACACGCCCGCAAGCGCCGCGGCCGCACCCGGTACCGGTGACCGCACCCTGCGCCGACGCCCGCTGTGGCTGGCCCTGTGCCTGGTCCTGCTCGCCCTGTCCTGCGCCGCCAGCCTCCTGGTGGGGTCGGCCCGGCTGCCGGCGGCCACCGTGTGGGCCGCCCTGGTCTCGCCCGACCAGGGGATCGACCACCTCACGGTGCTCTCCCTGCGGGTGCCGCGCACGGTACTGGGTTTGCTGACGGGAGCCGCCCTGGGGGTGGCCGGAGCCCTGGCCCAGGCCCTGACCCGCAACCCGCTGGCCGATCCCGGCATCCTCGGGGTCAACTCGGGCGCGGCCTTCGCCATCACCGTCGGTGTGGCGGCCTTCGGGGTGACACGCCTGGACCAGTACCTGTGGTGGGGCCTGACCGGGGCCCTGGGCGCCACCGTGCTCGTGTACGCGGTGGCCGCCCGCGGACCGGGCGGTGCGACCCCGCTGCGCCTGACCCTGGTCGGGGTGGCGCTCGGCGCGGTCTTCGCCGGGGCCGCCTCGGCCCTGTCCCTGCTGGACCCCCAGGCTTTCGACCGGATGCGCTACTGGGGAGCGGGCACCCTCGCGGACCGTCCGGACGGCACGGTGGAGACCATCGTCCCCTTCGTGGTGGCCGGGCTGGTCCTGGCACTGGCGCTGGTGCGGCCCCTCAACGCCCTGGCCCTGGGCGACGAACTCGCCCACGCGGTGGGGGCGCGCGTCGCGCTGACCCGCGTGCTCGGGGTCGCCGCGATCACACTGCTGTGCGGATCGGCCACGGCTGCCGTGGGCCCCATCGGCTTCGTCGGGCTCATGGTGCCGCACGCGGTCCGCCTGGCCACCGGCCCGGACCAGCGGTGGATCCTGCCGTTCACCCTGGTACTGGCCCCCGTGCTGGTGCTGGTCTCCGATGTCCTGGGGCGCCTGGTCGTATGGCCCGCCGAACTCCAGGTCGGCGTCATCACCGCCCTGTTCGGGGCGCCCGTGCTCATCCTGCTGGTCCGTCGCGCGAAGACAGGTGCCCTGTGA
- a CDS encoding helix-turn-helix transcriptional regulator has product MTPKQLCRVVPENSIRFLGHDTHAHDVPHLIHVVTGTADLVVEGQQITLAARYNLWLAPGVPHSMRLRDAGMALGPMLSPATLPPERVHRLGVVPALTRVMMTVLGAAPATAEQVHPFRQALDAVLEGLPRPCFPVPVPEHPVARAIAREALDRDTTLEELARRHHTSVRHVQRLFAEQTGYPFTRWRTRARLNTAVSSLRAGYGLPEAARASGYLTRSGLVRALSRETGLPESRFAHDPLSALGPAPA; this is encoded by the coding sequence ATGACGCCGAAACAGCTCTGCCGGGTCGTGCCGGAGAACTCGATCCGGTTCCTGGGACACGACACCCACGCCCACGACGTCCCCCACCTGATCCACGTGGTCACGGGGACCGCGGATCTGGTGGTCGAGGGGCAGCAGATCACCCTGGCGGCCCGCTACAACCTCTGGCTGGCCCCGGGCGTTCCCCATTCGATGCGTCTGCGGGACGCGGGCATGGCTCTGGGGCCGATGCTCTCACCGGCTACGCTCCCGCCGGAACGGGTCCACCGCCTCGGCGTCGTTCCCGCCCTGACCCGGGTCATGATGACCGTTCTGGGTGCCGCACCGGCCACCGCTGAGCAGGTCCACCCCTTCCGGCAGGCGCTCGACGCCGTTCTGGAGGGCCTGCCCCGGCCGTGTTTCCCGGTGCCGGTCCCCGAGCACCCGGTGGCTCGGGCGATCGCACGCGAGGCACTCGATCGCGACACCACGCTGGAGGAGCTCGCACGGCGCCACCACACGAGCGTCCGCCACGTGCAGCGACTCTTCGCCGAACAGACGGGATATCCGTTCACCCGTTGGCGGACGCGCGCTCGGCTGAACACGGCCGTCTCGAGTCTGCGCGCCGGGTACGGCCTGCCTGAGGCCGCCCGGGCCTCCGGTTACCTGACCCGCAGCGGCCTCGTCCGGGCGCTGAGCCGTGAGACCGGTCTGCCCGAGTCCCGTTTCGCGCATGACCCCCTGTCCGCACTCGGCCCGGCCCCGGCCTAG
- a CDS encoding SapB/AmfS family lanthipeptide gives MTLLDLQSMETDKNEAQGGSGGTSTASLLLCGDSSLSVTTC, from the coding sequence ATGACCCTGCTCGACCTGCAGTCCATGGAGACCGACAAGAACGAGGCCCAGGGCGGCTCCGGCGGCACCAGCACCGCCAGCCTGCTGCTGTGCGGCGACAGCAGCCTGAGCGTCACCACCTGCTAG
- a CDS encoding ATP-binding cassette domain-containing protein, which yields MPHARPFLWHHRRVLLRLGAWSLLESAQTFLVGICLARALDQGFLAGQPTVGLGWLAVAAVSILLAGPVLRGVFGQLSGLVEPLRDGLVRRAVRQALNRAVADPARAAGARRAAVSRLTQQTEIARDSFAGLVLTVRSFLFIAAGALVGMFALAPALLLVVLPPILLGLVLFLLALAPMAAAQRRFLDADEAFTDRAGGLPGQLRDLVACGVTDSAGEETRALAEEAAASTRSLARWTAVRTLTLGVAGHLPVLMLLAATPWLLGQGVTTGAIMGALAYLVQSLLPALRAMMTAVGAAGSRLVVVLDRFVSVDADGADTADGGTPRAAEPGARGAFSFPGTGPVPVPAVWCRGVRVSYGAGTRPLVEGFSLSVGAGERIAVVGPSGIGKSTLAHVLSGLHAPDEGTVRLAGQPIAGHSPRELARMRVLLPQEGYVFAGSVRENLAQLEPGAGDERIVRAVAALRLEALVDRLGGLDADVDPASLSAGERQALCLGRAYVSPAPLLILDESTCHLDPAAEAHAEDALADRPDTTLLVIAHRLSSALRADRILVLDGTGTAFGTHRSLLRDSPLYRDLTGHWNASG from the coding sequence ATGCCGCACGCCCGGCCCTTCCTGTGGCACCACAGGCGGGTCCTGCTGCGCCTGGGCGCCTGGTCGTTGCTGGAGTCGGCACAGACCTTCCTCGTCGGGATCTGTCTGGCGCGCGCCCTGGACCAGGGGTTTCTGGCGGGGCAGCCCACCGTCGGCCTGGGGTGGCTGGCCGTCGCCGCGGTCTCGATCCTGCTGGCCGGGCCCGTACTGCGCGGTGTGTTCGGTCAGCTCTCCGGGCTGGTGGAACCGCTGCGGGACGGGCTGGTGCGGCGCGCGGTCCGCCAGGCGCTGAACCGGGCCGTGGCCGATCCGGCACGGGCGGCGGGTGCCCGGCGCGCCGCGGTCTCGCGGCTCACCCAGCAGACGGAGATCGCGCGGGACAGCTTCGCCGGCCTGGTCCTGACGGTGCGGTCCTTCCTGTTCATCGCGGCGGGGGCGCTGGTGGGGATGTTCGCCCTGGCCCCCGCACTGCTGCTGGTCGTGCTACCCCCCATACTGCTCGGGCTGGTGCTCTTCCTGCTGGCCCTGGCCCCCATGGCCGCGGCGCAACGCCGGTTCCTGGACGCCGACGAGGCGTTCACCGACCGTGCCGGAGGTCTGCCGGGCCAACTGCGCGACCTGGTGGCCTGCGGGGTCACGGACAGCGCGGGTGAGGAGACCAGAGCCCTGGCGGAGGAGGCCGCCGCGTCGACGCGGTCCCTGGCCCGGTGGACGGCCGTGCGGACCCTGACGCTCGGCGTCGCCGGCCACCTCCCCGTGCTCATGCTGCTGGCCGCCACGCCGTGGCTCCTGGGGCAGGGCGTCACCACGGGCGCGATCATGGGCGCCCTGGCCTACCTCGTGCAGTCCCTGCTGCCGGCGCTCCGGGCGATGATGACCGCCGTGGGCGCCGCGGGCAGCCGTCTCGTGGTGGTCCTGGACCGGTTCGTGTCCGTGGACGCGGACGGCGCGGACACCGCGGACGGGGGAACCCCCCGGGCGGCGGAGCCGGGTGCGCGCGGGGCGTTCTCCTTCCCGGGCACCGGACCGGTTCCGGTGCCGGCGGTGTGGTGCCGTGGTGTGCGGGTGTCCTACGGGGCGGGGACACGCCCCCTGGTGGAGGGGTTCTCGCTCTCGGTCGGGGCGGGGGAGCGCATCGCGGTCGTCGGCCCCAGCGGGATCGGCAAATCCACGCTGGCGCACGTGCTGTCCGGACTGCACGCCCCGGACGAGGGAACCGTACGGCTGGCGGGACAGCCGATCGCCGGGCACTCCCCACGGGAACTGGCCCGGATGCGGGTGCTCCTCCCCCAGGAGGGCTACGTCTTCGCCGGTTCGGTCAGGGAGAACCTCGCCCAGCTGGAGCCCGGGGCCGGGGACGAGCGCATCGTCCGGGCGGTGGCGGCGCTGCGCCTGGAAGCGCTGGTGGACCGCCTCGGCGGCCTGGACGCCGACGTGGATCCCGCGAGCCTCTCGGCCGGGGAGCGGCAGGCGCTCTGCCTGGGCCGGGCCTACGTGTCCCCGGCGCCGCTGCTCATCCTGGACGAGTCGACCTGCCATCTGGACCCGGCCGCCGAGGCGCACGCGGAGGACGCGTTGGCGGACCGGCCGGACACGACACTGCTCGTCATCGCGCACCGGCTGTCCTCGGCGCTGCGGGCCGACCGGATCCTCGTCCTGGACGGCACGGGCACGGCGTTCGGCACACACCGGTCTTTGCTGCGCGACTCCCCGCTCTACCGGGACCTGACCGGGCACTGGAACGCGTCCGGCTGA
- a CDS encoding DUF2703 domain-containing protein: MDVELLYFSGCPNWQVAQERLTEALKRTGHADQRVTLVEVETDEQAQQLHFPGSPTIRLNGQDPFPAPAQTPGMSCRVYATPEGLSGAPSLDELVRALTDAS; encoded by the coding sequence ATGGACGTTGAGTTGCTGTACTTCTCCGGGTGCCCCAATTGGCAAGTAGCCCAGGAACGCCTGACCGAGGCCTTGAAGCGCACCGGACACGCTGACCAGCGGGTCACCCTGGTCGAAGTGGAAACCGATGAGCAGGCGCAGCAACTGCACTTCCCCGGATCGCCGACGATCCGCCTCAACGGCCAGGACCCCTTCCCCGCACCTGCACAGACACCCGGGATGAGCTGCCGGGTCTATGCGACCCCTGAGGGCCTCAGCGGCGCCCCGAGCCTCGACGAACTCGTTCGGGCCCTCACCGACGCCTCCTAA
- the lanKC gene encoding class III lanthionine synthetase LanKC, whose amino-acid sequence MIKGYGVFCDADRYFYDTPHRIWAGSGASGTVGERDRVFDRAEWPAPEGWQRNRSGDWLALRPVEHRLPNQGWKIHVSSCLDNAESVLARVWDYCVERTVSFKFVPTRYLLHNRNAKYADRGGSGKFITVYPTDDQCASVAADLDALVGGEPGPYILSDLRWNAGPVHLRYGSFTRRHCYDEHGDPVPALENDEGVLVPDQRGPAFHVPEWVTVPDFLRPHLQARDAVDVTGLPYDIERALHFSNGGGVYAGRDRRTGEPVVLKEARPHAGLAADGADAVHRLAQERTALERLSGLACTPEVKDSFTLGEHHFLVMEFIHGKPLNSYFAHRHPLVEADPAPEVLREYGRWAMRLHGLVEEAIEAVHARGIVFNDLHLFNIMVSEDESSVVLLDFEVARDIGEGSRQTVANPGFVAPRGRRGFDVDLYALACLRLALFLPLTNVLAVDRSKARHLAEEAARVFPEAREFLELGVAEILRDPDGAAGAGASARKGRTSVSDEPGPYPPVEPGDWPRSRDSMVRAILASATPDREDRYFPGDITQFTTPGGGLSFGYGTAGVLYALAESGAARCPEAEQWLVRHSKEPDSGTPLGFFDGLSGLAWTLHRLGHRDASLALAELVMEQPWEGLGPGLHGGTAGIGLALDSLGTGIGESELHAGALRCAELAADGFLAAAPERRRAGLLHGGAGVALLCLRLYERTGDTALLDLADRTLRADLDRCVTSAFGTLQVDEGWRTMPYLGEGSVGVGIVLDDYLEHRSDEVFERARPGIVGAARSGFYAQPGLFRGLAGMVLYLSRTTAPGPGTEAAQVRRQIDALTRYAMRYRGHLAFPGEQLMRLSMDLSTGTAGCLLALAAAQSEQPARLPFLPPLRRTQNRPLPWSGTNE is encoded by the coding sequence ATGATCAAGGGGTACGGTGTGTTCTGCGACGCCGACCGCTATTTCTACGACACGCCCCACCGCATCTGGGCTGGTTCCGGCGCCTCCGGAACGGTCGGTGAACGCGACCGGGTCTTCGACAGGGCGGAGTGGCCGGCACCCGAAGGGTGGCAGCGGAACCGCTCCGGTGACTGGCTGGCGCTGCGTCCCGTCGAGCACCGGCTGCCGAACCAGGGCTGGAAGATCCACGTCTCCTCCTGCCTGGACAACGCGGAATCGGTCCTGGCCCGGGTCTGGGACTACTGCGTGGAACGGACCGTCTCCTTCAAGTTCGTCCCCACCCGTTACCTGCTGCACAACCGGAACGCCAAGTACGCGGATCGCGGGGGCAGCGGGAAGTTCATCACCGTCTACCCGACCGACGACCAGTGCGCCTCGGTCGCCGCCGACCTGGACGCACTCGTGGGCGGCGAACCCGGCCCGTACATCCTCAGCGACCTGCGCTGGAACGCGGGGCCGGTCCACCTGCGCTACGGGAGCTTCACCCGAAGGCACTGCTACGACGAGCACGGCGATCCGGTGCCCGCCCTGGAGAACGACGAGGGCGTGCTGGTGCCGGACCAGCGCGGCCCGGCCTTCCACGTGCCGGAGTGGGTGACCGTCCCCGACTTCCTCCGCCCGCACCTGCAGGCGCGCGACGCCGTGGACGTCACCGGTCTGCCCTACGACATCGAGCGCGCCCTGCACTTCTCCAACGGCGGCGGTGTCTACGCCGGCCGGGACCGGCGCACCGGTGAACCCGTGGTGCTCAAGGAAGCCCGGCCGCACGCCGGCCTGGCCGCCGACGGCGCCGACGCGGTACACCGCCTGGCACAGGAGCGCACCGCCCTGGAACGCCTCTCCGGCCTGGCCTGCACCCCCGAGGTCAAGGACTCCTTCACCCTGGGCGAGCACCACTTCCTGGTGATGGAGTTCATCCACGGCAAGCCGTTGAACTCCTACTTCGCCCACCGGCACCCCCTGGTCGAGGCGGACCCCGCACCGGAGGTGCTGAGGGAGTACGGCCGGTGGGCGATGCGCCTGCACGGCCTGGTGGAGGAGGCCATCGAGGCGGTGCACGCGCGCGGCATCGTCTTCAACGACCTGCACCTGTTCAACATCATGGTTTCCGAGGACGAGTCCTCGGTGGTCCTGCTCGACTTCGAGGTCGCCCGGGACATAGGCGAGGGCAGCCGCCAGACGGTCGCCAACCCGGGCTTCGTCGCCCCGCGCGGGCGCCGGGGCTTCGACGTGGACCTGTACGCCCTGGCCTGCCTGCGCCTCGCCCTCTTCCTGCCCCTGACCAATGTGCTGGCGGTGGACCGGAGCAAGGCCCGGCACCTGGCCGAGGAGGCCGCACGCGTCTTCCCCGAGGCCCGGGAGTTCCTGGAGCTCGGCGTGGCGGAGATCCTGCGCGACCCGGACGGCGCCGCGGGGGCAGGCGCGTCCGCGCGCAAGGGGCGCACCTCGGTCAGCGACGAGCCCGGACCCTACCCGCCGGTCGAGCCGGGAGACTGGCCCCGCAGCCGGGATTCGATGGTCCGCGCCATCCTCGCCTCAGCCACCCCCGACCGGGAGGACCGCTACTTCCCAGGCGACATCACCCAGTTCACGACGCCCGGCGGCGGTCTCTCCTTCGGCTACGGCACGGCCGGGGTGCTCTACGCCCTCGCTGAGAGCGGCGCCGCGCGGTGCCCCGAGGCCGAGCAGTGGCTGGTGCGGCACAGCAAGGAGCCCGACTCGGGAACCCCCCTGGGTTTCTTCGACGGCCTCTCGGGGCTGGCCTGGACCCTGCACCGCCTCGGTCACCGGGATGCTTCCCTGGCCCTGGCCGAGCTGGTCATGGAGCAGCCGTGGGAAGGGCTCGGTCCGGGCCTGCACGGCGGGACGGCCGGAATCGGGCTGGCCCTGGACTCCCTGGGCACCGGGATCGGGGAGTCGGAGCTGCACGCGGGCGCGCTGCGCTGCGCGGAGCTGGCCGCGGACGGCTTCCTGGCGGCTGCGCCCGAGCGGCGCCGCGCCGGGCTGCTCCACGGGGGCGCGGGTGTGGCCCTGCTCTGCCTGCGCCTGTACGAGCGGACCGGTGACACCGCGCTGCTCGACCTGGCCGATCGCACGCTCCGGGCCGACCTCGACCGCTGCGTCACCAGCGCCTTCGGCACGCTGCAGGTGGACGAGGGATGGCGGACCATGCCCTACCTGGGTGAGGGCAGCGTCGGTGTGGGGATCGTGCTCGACGACTACCTGGAGCACCGTTCCGACGAGGTGTTCGAGCGGGCCCGCCCGGGGATCGTCGGGGCCGCGCGGTCCGGGTTCTACGCCCAGCCGGGGCTCTTCCGCGGTCTGGCGGGCATGGTCCTGTACCTGAGTCGGACGACGGCTCCCGGGCCCGGTACCGAGGCGGCACAGGTGCGTCGCCAGATCGACGCCCTGACCCGGTACGCCATGCGCTACCGGGGCCACCTGGCCTTCCCCGGGGAGCAGCTGATGCGGCTCTCCATGGACCTCTCCACGGGCACCGCGGGCTGTCTGCTGGCACTCGCCGCAGCGCAGAGTGAACAGCCTGCCCGGCTGCCCTTCCTCCCTCCGCTGCGGCGGACCCAGAACCGGCCACTGCCATGGTCCGGAACAAATGAATAA
- a CDS encoding ABC transporter substrate-binding protein produces MRSTRPFPLPLACALAAGILLVSGCGSADGASPGPASDDAETRTVQTDQGEVTVPADPQRVVVLNYALAGYLYGLDVPVVATVPEDADGEGAYSDFWAEDAEQDGTGFLPWSTDGFDLEAVLGAEPDLIVAGGLGFPLFQAIEVYDQLSEIAPTVVVSGSHATWQEQYGFLAEEVFDEGERYEELVAAYDERVEEVREAITPPPGPVTFLVLTADHTPYALIEDTGLPRTFERLGLETDPLFAENDVEPYTTGGDMFELSTEQVGQMVTAPTVFVLGFNGDTADVATVSESDVYSALPAFEGGHAYDLPHWVLRGDYDEEMALLDIVEEQFS; encoded by the coding sequence ATGCGATCCACCCGTCCCTTCCCCCTCCCCCTGGCCTGCGCTCTGGCCGCCGGGATCCTCCTCGTCTCCGGTTGCGGGTCCGCCGACGGCGCCTCCCCCGGCCCCGCGTCCGATGACGCGGAGACCCGGACCGTACAGACCGACCAGGGAGAGGTGACCGTCCCCGCCGACCCACAGCGGGTCGTGGTCCTGAACTACGCGCTGGCGGGATACCTCTACGGACTGGACGTGCCGGTGGTGGCCACGGTCCCCGAGGACGCCGACGGTGAAGGCGCCTACTCGGACTTCTGGGCCGAGGACGCCGAGCAGGACGGGACCGGGTTCCTGCCCTGGAGCACGGACGGCTTCGACCTCGAAGCGGTCCTGGGAGCCGAGCCCGACCTGATCGTCGCGGGCGGCCTGGGCTTCCCCCTGTTCCAGGCGATCGAGGTCTACGACCAGCTCAGCGAGATCGCTCCGACCGTGGTCGTCAGCGGCTCCCACGCCACCTGGCAGGAGCAGTACGGGTTCCTCGCCGAGGAGGTCTTCGACGAGGGCGAGCGCTACGAGGAGCTGGTGGCCGCCTACGACGAACGCGTGGAGGAGGTACGCGAGGCCATCACCCCGCCGCCCGGCCCGGTCACGTTCCTGGTACTGACCGCCGACCACACCCCCTACGCGCTCATCGAGGACACCGGGCTGCCCCGGACCTTCGAACGGCTCGGCCTCGAGACCGACCCCCTGTTCGCCGAGAACGACGTCGAGCCCTACACCACCGGTGGCGACATGTTCGAGCTCTCCACCGAACAGGTCGGCCAGATGGTCACCGCCCCCACGGTGTTCGTGCTCGGTTTCAACGGTGACACCGCCGACGTGGCGACCGTGTCGGAGTCCGACGTGTACTCGGCCCTGCCCGCGTTCGAGGGCGGCCACGCCTACGACCTGCCGCACTGGGTCCTGCGCGGCGACTACGACGAGGAGATGGCCCTCCTCGACATCGTCGAGGAGCAGTTCTCGTGA